Proteins co-encoded in one Pyxidicoccus xibeiensis genomic window:
- a CDS encoding metallophosphoesterase, with protein sequence MRLFGIGDTHLPSTRQKDMHRFGWNEHPLPLQRAWDEKVRPEDVVIVAGDISWATRAHEVMEDLAWLDARPGRKVLVRGNHDYWWGDSASKLRKLLEPFRTLEGFLHNSAVVMGPWVIAGSRLWTAPEAPPMPGGEMGDEPADLGYVERETRRLTTSMEDAKKKEAASPTPLVRVVAVHFPPVYANQRATAFSEPIEAFAPKVCVYGHLHAEGIAAGFTGERAGVRYVLASCDAAKFAPVLLDEV encoded by the coding sequence ATGCGGCTCTTCGGGATTGGCGACACCCACCTGCCCTCCACGCGGCAGAAGGACATGCACCGCTTCGGGTGGAACGAGCACCCGCTCCCGCTGCAGCGGGCCTGGGACGAGAAGGTGCGGCCGGAGGACGTGGTCATCGTCGCGGGCGACATCTCCTGGGCCACTCGGGCGCACGAGGTGATGGAGGACCTGGCGTGGCTGGACGCGCGGCCGGGGCGCAAGGTGCTGGTGCGCGGCAACCACGACTACTGGTGGGGAGACTCGGCGTCCAAGCTGCGCAAGCTGCTGGAGCCGTTCCGCACGCTGGAGGGCTTCCTCCACAACAGCGCCGTCGTCATGGGGCCGTGGGTGATTGCCGGCAGCCGGCTGTGGACGGCGCCCGAGGCTCCGCCCATGCCCGGCGGGGAGATGGGCGACGAGCCCGCGGACCTGGGCTACGTGGAGCGCGAGACGCGCCGGCTGACGACGTCCATGGAGGACGCGAAGAAGAAGGAGGCGGCCAGCCCCACACCGCTGGTGCGGGTGGTGGCGGTGCACTTCCCGCCGGTGTACGCCAACCAGCGGGCCACCGCGTTCAGCGAGCCCATCGAAGCCTTCGCGCCGAAGGTGTGCGTGTACGGGCACCTGCACGCGGAGGGAATCGCCGCGGGCTTCACCGGAGAGCGCGCGGGCGTGCGCTATGTGCTGGCGTCGTGTGACGCGGCGAAGTTCGCACCGGTGCTGCTCGACGAGGTGTGA
- a CDS encoding TIGR02265 family protein, translated as MPSNKAELATRIAAAQPGDCVRGLFFKTVFNLVQKHGGAAALEAVRVGELAADFSDLRTYPVQQFLTLLYRAADVLEDTVGPEDAVYHACGETGVTRYSTGPGMLIFGIISRGDPQKLFAGAQMGYSAAVTYGSREYVTTGPKSGTLRVRRDMLPPAYHEGILTGALKVLGLKGTAKARAHGVDRVDYDIQWE; from the coding sequence ATGCCGTCCAACAAGGCCGAGCTGGCAACCCGCATCGCCGCCGCGCAGCCCGGCGACTGCGTGCGCGGGCTGTTCTTCAAGACGGTGTTCAACCTCGTCCAGAAGCACGGCGGCGCGGCCGCGCTGGAGGCGGTGCGCGTGGGCGAGCTGGCCGCGGACTTCTCGGACCTGCGCACCTACCCCGTGCAGCAGTTCCTGACGCTGCTGTACCGCGCGGCGGACGTGCTGGAGGACACGGTGGGGCCGGAGGACGCCGTGTACCACGCATGCGGCGAGACGGGCGTGACGCGCTACTCCACCGGCCCGGGCATGCTCATCTTCGGCATCATCTCCCGGGGAGATCCGCAGAAGCTCTTCGCGGGGGCGCAGATGGGCTACAGCGCGGCCGTCACGTACGGCAGCCGGGAGTACGTCACCACCGGCCCCAAGTCCGGCACGCTGCGCGTGCGCCGGGACATGCTGCCGCCCGCGTACCACGAGGGCATCCTCACCGGAGCGCTCAAGGTGCTGGGGCTCAAGGGCACCGCGAAGGCCCGCGCCCACGGCGTGGACCGCGTGGACTACGACATCCAGTGGGAGTGA
- a CDS encoding HNH endonuclease family protein → MRKLERKPLSTTAGKFLEGRTQQVLAAEDRAAEAQRLWKQRGSDFDEIRATLGAMAPGRQRCMYCEDNAGTDIEHFWPKSSYPQKAFTWLNYLLACSGCNSNFKRDQFPLDDAGRPLLIDPTAEEPQEHLALSATTGMFTSRTPKGQKSIEVFELNRDVLEQGRYDAWGAIESFLITYEDACVRGDVNRAERVRQWVRRYPFSSVFVWFLRYATRPDAGSVIDARCLAVLDKYPDIQHWL, encoded by the coding sequence ATGAGGAAGCTGGAGCGTAAGCCGCTCAGTACGACGGCTGGGAAGTTCCTCGAAGGACGGACCCAGCAGGTGCTCGCCGCAGAGGACCGCGCCGCGGAAGCGCAGCGCCTGTGGAAGCAGCGCGGCAGCGACTTCGACGAGATTCGCGCGACTCTCGGCGCGATGGCCCCGGGCCGTCAGCGCTGCATGTACTGCGAGGACAACGCGGGAACGGACATCGAGCACTTCTGGCCGAAATCGAGCTACCCACAGAAGGCCTTCACCTGGCTCAACTACCTCCTTGCGTGTAGCGGCTGTAACAGCAACTTCAAGCGCGATCAGTTCCCGCTGGATGATGCCGGCAGGCCTCTCCTCATCGACCCGACAGCGGAAGAGCCTCAAGAGCATCTCGCGCTGTCCGCGACCACGGGGATGTTCACCTCGCGAACACCAAAAGGGCAGAAGAGCATCGAGGTCTTCGAACTGAATCGCGATGTCCTGGAGCAGGGCCGATATGACGCCTGGGGCGCTATCGAATCATTCCTGATTACCTACGAAGATGCCTGTGTGCGCGGTGATGTGAATCGCGCGGAAAGGGTCAGGCAGTGGGTGCGCAGGTATCCCTTCTCGAGCGTCTTCGTCTGGTTCCTTCGCTATGCGACGCGTCCCGACGCGGGAAGCGTCATCGACGCGCGGTGTCTTGCCGTGCTGGACAAGTACCCCGACATCCAGCACTGGCTGTGA